A portion of the Gossypium arboreum isolate Shixiya-1 chromosome 8, ASM2569848v2, whole genome shotgun sequence genome contains these proteins:
- the LOC108469964 gene encoding uncharacterized protein LOC108469964 isoform X1 — protein MDLRDSSPSSTPNRDGNAGDDDGVLSVTSALAKDAALYFQSRKFAECVDVLNQLNSKKENDPKVLHNIAIAEFFRDGCSDPKKLLEVLNNVKKRSEELALASGEQVESGSNIGNNITSGSKGSGTTTSLPASNCASIIYADEFDTSVASLNIAVIWFYLHEYAKALSVLEHVYQNIEPIDETTALHICLLLLDVLLACRDASKSADVLNYMEKAFGVGNVSQGENGNTASQQSRASQQSLNVVGKSSSDPNSSLISDVSCSDLAASVNASESPLSRTLSEDPLDEMFSTLDIGGQNLARHAGLTSANDLPRITVDRSISGVDLKLKLQLYKVRLLLLTRNVKLAKREVKHAMNIARGRDSSMALFLKAQLEYARGNHRKAIKLLMASSNRTDAAMSSMFNNNLGCIYYQLGKYHTSAVFFSKALSNCSSLQKEKPLKLLTFSQDKSLLITYNCGLQYLACGKPLLAAHCFQKASLVFYKRPLMWLRLAECCLMAVEKGLVKGSWAPSDRSEVRVSVIGKGRWRRLLIENGTTRNRHVDSVERDVWALGDDGQPKLSLPLARQCLYNALHLLNCSELSNSKSILPSDSCLEENELSDGASSKNSNYKNLPSNDSKASTMPAALINLNGDLKEPKGGTNQEGIQTFISYYEDICRRENQMIKQALLANLAYVELELENPLKALSAARALLELPGCSRIYVFLGHVYLAEALCLLNKPKEAAEHLSIYLSGESNIELPFGLEDCEQWRVKKHIDCEEANVGAAAAKNSSPEGLEDFMFLKPDEARGTLYANLAAVSAIQGDLERAHHFVTQALSLVPDSSEATMTAIYVDLMLGKSQEAVSKLKHCSHVRFLPSNQQFNKSS, from the exons CTTGAAGTCCTTAACAATGTCAAG AAGAGAAGTGAGGAGCTTGCTCTTGCATCTGGGGAACAGGTGGAGTCTGGTAGCAATATTGGAAATAACATTACTTCAGGTTCAAAAGGAAGTGGTACAACTACAAGTCTTCCTGCTTCAAATTGTGCCAGTATTATTTACGCGGATGAATTTGATACCTCTGTGGCTTCTCTAAACATA GCAGTCATTTGGTTCTACCTTCATGAATACGCAAAGGCCTTATCAGTTCTTGAACATGTTTATCAAAACATTGAACCTATAGATGAG ACAACAGCTCTTCATATCTGCCTCTTGTTGCTGGATGTTCTGCTAGCTTGCCGTGACGCGTCAAAATCTGCG GATGTATTGAATTATATGGAAAAAGCATTTGGTGTTGGCAATGTGAGCCAAGGGGAAAATGGTAACACAGCTTCGCAACAATCAAGAGCTTCGCAACAATCCTTGAATGTAGTTGGAAAATCATCCTCAGATCCAAACAGCTCATTGATCTCAGATGTTTCTTGTTCAGACTTAGCTGCTAGTGTCAATGCCTCAGAGAGTCCTCTATCTAGAACTTTATCAGAGGATCCACTGGATGAAATGTTTTCAACACTAGATATTGGAGGACAGAACTTAGCTAGGCACGCTGGTCTTACATCTGCAAATGATCTACCCAGGATCACAGTCGATAGATCTATCTCTGGTGTTGATCTGAAGCTTAAGTTGCAACTTTACAAGGTTCGACTATTGCTTCTCACTAGAAATGTAAAGCTAGCTAAGCGTGAAGTCAAGCATGCAATGAATATTGCTCGAGGGAGAGATTCTTCTATGGCTCTCTTCTTGAAGGCCCAGCTTGAGTATGCTCGTGGCAACCATCGAAAAGCTATCAAGTTGTTAATGGCATCAAGTAATCGGACGGATGCAGCAATGTCAAGCATGTTTAATAACAATCTAGGCTGCATTTACTATCAACTTGGGAAGTATCATACATCTGCAGTGTTCTTTTCCAAGGCACTGAGTAATTGTTCATCTCTTCAGAAAGAGAAGCCTCTAAAGCTATTAACATTCTCACAGGATAAATCTCTCCTCATAACATATAACTGTGGgttacagtacttggcctgtggaAAACCACTACTTGCAGCTCATTGTTTCCAGAAAGCAAGTTTAGTTTTCTACAAAAGACCCCTAATGTGGCTTCGGCTTGCTGAATGTTGTCTAATGGCGGTAGAGAAAGGCCTTGTAAAAGGAAGTTGGGCTCCATCAGACAGATCAGAAGTTAGAGTCAGTGTTATAGGGAAGGGTAGATGGAGGAGACTTCTAATTGAAAATGGAACTACAAGAAACAGACATGTAGATTCTGTTGAAAGGGATGTCTGGGCTTTAGGTGATGATGGGCAACCTAAGCTTTCATTACCTCTTGCTAGGCAGTGTCTCTACAATGCACTGCACTTGTTGAACTGTTCTGAGTTGAGTAATTCGAAGTCTATTCTACCCTCAGATTCATGCTTGGAAGAGAATGAATTGAGTGATGGAGCATCTTCCAAGAACTCAAACTATAAGAACTTACCCAGCAATGATTCCAAGGCTTCAACTATGCCGGCTGCTCTAATTAACTTAAATGGGGATTTGAAAGAACCAAAGGGGGGAACTAATCAGGAGGGTATTCAGACCTTCATCTCCTATTATGAAGATATTTGCAGAAGAGAAAATCAGATGATTAAGCAAGCTCTTCTTGCTAACCTGGCATATGTAGAGTTAGAACTGGAAAATCCTTTGAAGGCGCTCTCTGCAGCACGAGCTCTCTTAGAACTGCCAGGTTGTTCAAGAATTTATGTCTTTCTAGGCCATGTCTATTTGGCGGAGGCTTTATGTTTGCTGAACAAACCTAAGGAAGCTGCAGAGCACTTGTCCATTTATTTATCTGGGGAAAGTAACATCGAATTACCGTTTGGTCTAGAGGACTGTGAGCAGTGGCGAGTGAAAAAGCATATTGATTGTGAAGAAGCAAATGTTGGAGCAGCAGCTGCCAAGAACTCTTCCCCCGAGGGCTTAGAGGATTTCATGTTTCTCAAGCCTGATGAGGCACGTGGAACACTTTACGCAAACCTTGCTGCAGTGTCTGCAATACAAGGCGACCTTGAGCGAGCTCACCATTTCGTGACACAAGCATTGTCCCTGGTACCCGACAGCAGCGAAGCCACTATGACCGCAATATATGTCGATCTCATGCTTGGTAAGTCGCAAGAAGCTGTGTCCAAGTTAAAACATTGTAGTCATGTCAGGTTCCTACCCAGCAATCAACAATTCAACAAATCCTCCTAA
- the LOC108469964 gene encoding uncharacterized protein LOC108469964 isoform X5: MDLRDSSPSSTPNRDGNAGDDDGVLSVTSALAKDAALYFQSRKFAECVDVLNQLNSKKENDPKVLHNIAIAEFFRDGCSDPKKLLEVLNNVKRSEELALASGEQVESGSNIGNNITSGSKGSGTTTSLPASNCASIIYADEFDTSVASLNIAVIWFYLHEYAKALSVLEHVYQNIEPIDETTALHICLLLLDVLLACRDASKSADVLNYMEKAFGVGNVSQGENGNTASQQSRASQQSLNVVGKSSSDPNSSLISDVSCSDLAASVNASESPLSRTLSEDPLDEMFSTLDIGGQNLARHAGLTSANDLPRITVDRSISGVDLKLKLQLYKVRLLLLTRNVKLAKREVKHAMNIARGRDSSMALFLKAQLEYARGNHRKAIKLLMASSNRTDAAMSSMFNNNLGCIYYQLGKYHTSAVFFSKALSNCSSLQKEKPLKLLTFSQDKSLLITYNCGLQYLACGKPLLAAHCFQKASLVFYKRPLMWLRLAECCLMAVEKGLVKGSWAPSDRSEVRVSVIGKGRWRRLLIENGTTRNRHVDSVERDVWALGDDGQPKLSLPLARQCLYNALHLLNCSELSNSKSILPSDSCLEENELSDGASSKNSNYKNLPSNDSKASTMPAALINLNGDLKEPKGGTNQEGIQTFISYYEDICRRENQMIKQALLANLAYVELELENPLKALSAARALLELPGCSRIYVFLGHVYLAEALCLLNKPKEAAEHLSIYLSGESNIELPFGLEDCEQWRVKKHIDCEEANVGAAAAKNSSPEGLEDFMFLKPDEARGTLYANLAAVSAIQGDLERAHHFVTQALSLVPDSSEATMTAIYVDLMLGSFG; the protein is encoded by the exons CTTGAAGTCCTTAACAATGTCAAG AGAAGTGAGGAGCTTGCTCTTGCATCTGGGGAACAGGTGGAGTCTGGTAGCAATATTGGAAATAACATTACTTCAGGTTCAAAAGGAAGTGGTACAACTACAAGTCTTCCTGCTTCAAATTGTGCCAGTATTATTTACGCGGATGAATTTGATACCTCTGTGGCTTCTCTAAACATA GCAGTCATTTGGTTCTACCTTCATGAATACGCAAAGGCCTTATCAGTTCTTGAACATGTTTATCAAAACATTGAACCTATAGATGAG ACAACAGCTCTTCATATCTGCCTCTTGTTGCTGGATGTTCTGCTAGCTTGCCGTGACGCGTCAAAATCTGCG GATGTATTGAATTATATGGAAAAAGCATTTGGTGTTGGCAATGTGAGCCAAGGGGAAAATGGTAACACAGCTTCGCAACAATCAAGAGCTTCGCAACAATCCTTGAATGTAGTTGGAAAATCATCCTCAGATCCAAACAGCTCATTGATCTCAGATGTTTCTTGTTCAGACTTAGCTGCTAGTGTCAATGCCTCAGAGAGTCCTCTATCTAGAACTTTATCAGAGGATCCACTGGATGAAATGTTTTCAACACTAGATATTGGAGGACAGAACTTAGCTAGGCACGCTGGTCTTACATCTGCAAATGATCTACCCAGGATCACAGTCGATAGATCTATCTCTGGTGTTGATCTGAAGCTTAAGTTGCAACTTTACAAGGTTCGACTATTGCTTCTCACTAGAAATGTAAAGCTAGCTAAGCGTGAAGTCAAGCATGCAATGAATATTGCTCGAGGGAGAGATTCTTCTATGGCTCTCTTCTTGAAGGCCCAGCTTGAGTATGCTCGTGGCAACCATCGAAAAGCTATCAAGTTGTTAATGGCATCAAGTAATCGGACGGATGCAGCAATGTCAAGCATGTTTAATAACAATCTAGGCTGCATTTACTATCAACTTGGGAAGTATCATACATCTGCAGTGTTCTTTTCCAAGGCACTGAGTAATTGTTCATCTCTTCAGAAAGAGAAGCCTCTAAAGCTATTAACATTCTCACAGGATAAATCTCTCCTCATAACATATAACTGTGGgttacagtacttggcctgtggaAAACCACTACTTGCAGCTCATTGTTTCCAGAAAGCAAGTTTAGTTTTCTACAAAAGACCCCTAATGTGGCTTCGGCTTGCTGAATGTTGTCTAATGGCGGTAGAGAAAGGCCTTGTAAAAGGAAGTTGGGCTCCATCAGACAGATCAGAAGTTAGAGTCAGTGTTATAGGGAAGGGTAGATGGAGGAGACTTCTAATTGAAAATGGAACTACAAGAAACAGACATGTAGATTCTGTTGAAAGGGATGTCTGGGCTTTAGGTGATGATGGGCAACCTAAGCTTTCATTACCTCTTGCTAGGCAGTGTCTCTACAATGCACTGCACTTGTTGAACTGTTCTGAGTTGAGTAATTCGAAGTCTATTCTACCCTCAGATTCATGCTTGGAAGAGAATGAATTGAGTGATGGAGCATCTTCCAAGAACTCAAACTATAAGAACTTACCCAGCAATGATTCCAAGGCTTCAACTATGCCGGCTGCTCTAATTAACTTAAATGGGGATTTGAAAGAACCAAAGGGGGGAACTAATCAGGAGGGTATTCAGACCTTCATCTCCTATTATGAAGATATTTGCAGAAGAGAAAATCAGATGATTAAGCAAGCTCTTCTTGCTAACCTGGCATATGTAGAGTTAGAACTGGAAAATCCTTTGAAGGCGCTCTCTGCAGCACGAGCTCTCTTAGAACTGCCAGGTTGTTCAAGAATTTATGTCTTTCTAGGCCATGTCTATTTGGCGGAGGCTTTATGTTTGCTGAACAAACCTAAGGAAGCTGCAGAGCACTTGTCCATTTATTTATCTGGGGAAAGTAACATCGAATTACCGTTTGGTCTAGAGGACTGTGAGCAGTGGCGAGTGAAAAAGCATATTGATTGTGAAGAAGCAAATGTTGGAGCAGCAGCTGCCAAGAACTCTTCCCCCGAGGGCTTAGAGGATTTCATGTTTCTCAAGCCTGATGAGGCACGTGGAACACTTTACGCAAACCTTGCTGCAGTGTCTGCAATACAAGGCGACCTTGAGCGAGCTCACCATTTCGTGACACAAGCATTGTCCCTGGTACCCGACAGCAGCGAAGCCACTATGACCGCAATATATGTCGATCTCATGCTTG GTTCATTTGGATGA
- the LOC108469964 gene encoding uncharacterized protein LOC108469964 isoform X4: MDLRDSSPSSTPNRDGNAGDDDGVLSVTSALAKDAALYFQSRKFAECVDVLNQLNSKKENDPKVLHNIAIAEFFRDGCSDPKKLLEVLNNVKKRSEELALASGEQVESGSNIGNNITSGSKGSGTTTSLPASNCASIIYADEFDTSVASLNIAVIWFYLHEYAKALSVLEHVYQNIEPIDETTALHICLLLLDVLLACRDASKSADVLNYMEKAFGVGNVSQGENGNTASQQSRASQQSLNVVGKSSSDPNSSLISDVSCSDLAASVNASESPLSRTLSEDPLDEMFSTLDIGGQNLARHAGLTSANDLPRITVDRSISGVDLKLKLQLYKVRLLLLTRNVKLAKREVKHAMNIARGRDSSMALFLKAQLEYARGNHRKAIKLLMASSNRTDAAMSSMFNNNLGCIYYQLGKYHTSAVFFSKALSNCSSLQKEKPLKLLTFSQDKSLLITYNCGLQYLACGKPLLAAHCFQKASLVFYKRPLMWLRLAECCLMAVEKGLVKGSWAPSDRSEVRVSVIGKGRWRRLLIENGTTRNRHVDSVERDVWALGDDGQPKLSLPLARQCLYNALHLLNCSELSNSKSILPSDSCLEENELSDGASSKNSNYKNLPSNDSKASTMPAALINLNGDLKEPKGGTNQEGIQTFISYYEDICRRENQMIKQALLANLAYVELELENPLKALSAARALLELPGCSRIYVFLGHVYLAEALCLLNKPKEAAEHLSIYLSGESNIELPFGLEDCEQWRVKKHIDCEEANVGAAAAKNSSPEGLEDFMFLKPDEARGTLYANLAAVSAIQGDLERAHHFVTQALSLVPDSSEATMTAIYVDLMLGSFG; encoded by the exons CTTGAAGTCCTTAACAATGTCAAG AAGAGAAGTGAGGAGCTTGCTCTTGCATCTGGGGAACAGGTGGAGTCTGGTAGCAATATTGGAAATAACATTACTTCAGGTTCAAAAGGAAGTGGTACAACTACAAGTCTTCCTGCTTCAAATTGTGCCAGTATTATTTACGCGGATGAATTTGATACCTCTGTGGCTTCTCTAAACATA GCAGTCATTTGGTTCTACCTTCATGAATACGCAAAGGCCTTATCAGTTCTTGAACATGTTTATCAAAACATTGAACCTATAGATGAG ACAACAGCTCTTCATATCTGCCTCTTGTTGCTGGATGTTCTGCTAGCTTGCCGTGACGCGTCAAAATCTGCG GATGTATTGAATTATATGGAAAAAGCATTTGGTGTTGGCAATGTGAGCCAAGGGGAAAATGGTAACACAGCTTCGCAACAATCAAGAGCTTCGCAACAATCCTTGAATGTAGTTGGAAAATCATCCTCAGATCCAAACAGCTCATTGATCTCAGATGTTTCTTGTTCAGACTTAGCTGCTAGTGTCAATGCCTCAGAGAGTCCTCTATCTAGAACTTTATCAGAGGATCCACTGGATGAAATGTTTTCAACACTAGATATTGGAGGACAGAACTTAGCTAGGCACGCTGGTCTTACATCTGCAAATGATCTACCCAGGATCACAGTCGATAGATCTATCTCTGGTGTTGATCTGAAGCTTAAGTTGCAACTTTACAAGGTTCGACTATTGCTTCTCACTAGAAATGTAAAGCTAGCTAAGCGTGAAGTCAAGCATGCAATGAATATTGCTCGAGGGAGAGATTCTTCTATGGCTCTCTTCTTGAAGGCCCAGCTTGAGTATGCTCGTGGCAACCATCGAAAAGCTATCAAGTTGTTAATGGCATCAAGTAATCGGACGGATGCAGCAATGTCAAGCATGTTTAATAACAATCTAGGCTGCATTTACTATCAACTTGGGAAGTATCATACATCTGCAGTGTTCTTTTCCAAGGCACTGAGTAATTGTTCATCTCTTCAGAAAGAGAAGCCTCTAAAGCTATTAACATTCTCACAGGATAAATCTCTCCTCATAACATATAACTGTGGgttacagtacttggcctgtggaAAACCACTACTTGCAGCTCATTGTTTCCAGAAAGCAAGTTTAGTTTTCTACAAAAGACCCCTAATGTGGCTTCGGCTTGCTGAATGTTGTCTAATGGCGGTAGAGAAAGGCCTTGTAAAAGGAAGTTGGGCTCCATCAGACAGATCAGAAGTTAGAGTCAGTGTTATAGGGAAGGGTAGATGGAGGAGACTTCTAATTGAAAATGGAACTACAAGAAACAGACATGTAGATTCTGTTGAAAGGGATGTCTGGGCTTTAGGTGATGATGGGCAACCTAAGCTTTCATTACCTCTTGCTAGGCAGTGTCTCTACAATGCACTGCACTTGTTGAACTGTTCTGAGTTGAGTAATTCGAAGTCTATTCTACCCTCAGATTCATGCTTGGAAGAGAATGAATTGAGTGATGGAGCATCTTCCAAGAACTCAAACTATAAGAACTTACCCAGCAATGATTCCAAGGCTTCAACTATGCCGGCTGCTCTAATTAACTTAAATGGGGATTTGAAAGAACCAAAGGGGGGAACTAATCAGGAGGGTATTCAGACCTTCATCTCCTATTATGAAGATATTTGCAGAAGAGAAAATCAGATGATTAAGCAAGCTCTTCTTGCTAACCTGGCATATGTAGAGTTAGAACTGGAAAATCCTTTGAAGGCGCTCTCTGCAGCACGAGCTCTCTTAGAACTGCCAGGTTGTTCAAGAATTTATGTCTTTCTAGGCCATGTCTATTTGGCGGAGGCTTTATGTTTGCTGAACAAACCTAAGGAAGCTGCAGAGCACTTGTCCATTTATTTATCTGGGGAAAGTAACATCGAATTACCGTTTGGTCTAGAGGACTGTGAGCAGTGGCGAGTGAAAAAGCATATTGATTGTGAAGAAGCAAATGTTGGAGCAGCAGCTGCCAAGAACTCTTCCCCCGAGGGCTTAGAGGATTTCATGTTTCTCAAGCCTGATGAGGCACGTGGAACACTTTACGCAAACCTTGCTGCAGTGTCTGCAATACAAGGCGACCTTGAGCGAGCTCACCATTTCGTGACACAAGCATTGTCCCTGGTACCCGACAGCAGCGAAGCCACTATGACCGCAATATATGTCGATCTCATGCTTG GTTCATTTGGATGA
- the LOC108469964 gene encoding uncharacterized protein LOC108469964 isoform X2, giving the protein MDLRDSSPSSTPNRDGNAGDDDGVLSVTSALAKDAALYFQSRKFAECVDVLNQLNSKKENDPKVLHNIAIAEFFRDGCSDPKKLLEVLNNVKRSEELALASGEQVESGSNIGNNITSGSKGSGTTTSLPASNCASIIYADEFDTSVASLNIAVIWFYLHEYAKALSVLEHVYQNIEPIDETTALHICLLLLDVLLACRDASKSADVLNYMEKAFGVGNVSQGENGNTASQQSRASQQSLNVVGKSSSDPNSSLISDVSCSDLAASVNASESPLSRTLSEDPLDEMFSTLDIGGQNLARHAGLTSANDLPRITVDRSISGVDLKLKLQLYKVRLLLLTRNVKLAKREVKHAMNIARGRDSSMALFLKAQLEYARGNHRKAIKLLMASSNRTDAAMSSMFNNNLGCIYYQLGKYHTSAVFFSKALSNCSSLQKEKPLKLLTFSQDKSLLITYNCGLQYLACGKPLLAAHCFQKASLVFYKRPLMWLRLAECCLMAVEKGLVKGSWAPSDRSEVRVSVIGKGRWRRLLIENGTTRNRHVDSVERDVWALGDDGQPKLSLPLARQCLYNALHLLNCSELSNSKSILPSDSCLEENELSDGASSKNSNYKNLPSNDSKASTMPAALINLNGDLKEPKGGTNQEGIQTFISYYEDICRRENQMIKQALLANLAYVELELENPLKALSAARALLELPGCSRIYVFLGHVYLAEALCLLNKPKEAAEHLSIYLSGESNIELPFGLEDCEQWRVKKHIDCEEANVGAAAAKNSSPEGLEDFMFLKPDEARGTLYANLAAVSAIQGDLERAHHFVTQALSLVPDSSEATMTAIYVDLMLGKSQEAVSKLKHCSHVRFLPSNQQFNKSS; this is encoded by the exons CTTGAAGTCCTTAACAATGTCAAG AGAAGTGAGGAGCTTGCTCTTGCATCTGGGGAACAGGTGGAGTCTGGTAGCAATATTGGAAATAACATTACTTCAGGTTCAAAAGGAAGTGGTACAACTACAAGTCTTCCTGCTTCAAATTGTGCCAGTATTATTTACGCGGATGAATTTGATACCTCTGTGGCTTCTCTAAACATA GCAGTCATTTGGTTCTACCTTCATGAATACGCAAAGGCCTTATCAGTTCTTGAACATGTTTATCAAAACATTGAACCTATAGATGAG ACAACAGCTCTTCATATCTGCCTCTTGTTGCTGGATGTTCTGCTAGCTTGCCGTGACGCGTCAAAATCTGCG GATGTATTGAATTATATGGAAAAAGCATTTGGTGTTGGCAATGTGAGCCAAGGGGAAAATGGTAACACAGCTTCGCAACAATCAAGAGCTTCGCAACAATCCTTGAATGTAGTTGGAAAATCATCCTCAGATCCAAACAGCTCATTGATCTCAGATGTTTCTTGTTCAGACTTAGCTGCTAGTGTCAATGCCTCAGAGAGTCCTCTATCTAGAACTTTATCAGAGGATCCACTGGATGAAATGTTTTCAACACTAGATATTGGAGGACAGAACTTAGCTAGGCACGCTGGTCTTACATCTGCAAATGATCTACCCAGGATCACAGTCGATAGATCTATCTCTGGTGTTGATCTGAAGCTTAAGTTGCAACTTTACAAGGTTCGACTATTGCTTCTCACTAGAAATGTAAAGCTAGCTAAGCGTGAAGTCAAGCATGCAATGAATATTGCTCGAGGGAGAGATTCTTCTATGGCTCTCTTCTTGAAGGCCCAGCTTGAGTATGCTCGTGGCAACCATCGAAAAGCTATCAAGTTGTTAATGGCATCAAGTAATCGGACGGATGCAGCAATGTCAAGCATGTTTAATAACAATCTAGGCTGCATTTACTATCAACTTGGGAAGTATCATACATCTGCAGTGTTCTTTTCCAAGGCACTGAGTAATTGTTCATCTCTTCAGAAAGAGAAGCCTCTAAAGCTATTAACATTCTCACAGGATAAATCTCTCCTCATAACATATAACTGTGGgttacagtacttggcctgtggaAAACCACTACTTGCAGCTCATTGTTTCCAGAAAGCAAGTTTAGTTTTCTACAAAAGACCCCTAATGTGGCTTCGGCTTGCTGAATGTTGTCTAATGGCGGTAGAGAAAGGCCTTGTAAAAGGAAGTTGGGCTCCATCAGACAGATCAGAAGTTAGAGTCAGTGTTATAGGGAAGGGTAGATGGAGGAGACTTCTAATTGAAAATGGAACTACAAGAAACAGACATGTAGATTCTGTTGAAAGGGATGTCTGGGCTTTAGGTGATGATGGGCAACCTAAGCTTTCATTACCTCTTGCTAGGCAGTGTCTCTACAATGCACTGCACTTGTTGAACTGTTCTGAGTTGAGTAATTCGAAGTCTATTCTACCCTCAGATTCATGCTTGGAAGAGAATGAATTGAGTGATGGAGCATCTTCCAAGAACTCAAACTATAAGAACTTACCCAGCAATGATTCCAAGGCTTCAACTATGCCGGCTGCTCTAATTAACTTAAATGGGGATTTGAAAGAACCAAAGGGGGGAACTAATCAGGAGGGTATTCAGACCTTCATCTCCTATTATGAAGATATTTGCAGAAGAGAAAATCAGATGATTAAGCAAGCTCTTCTTGCTAACCTGGCATATGTAGAGTTAGAACTGGAAAATCCTTTGAAGGCGCTCTCTGCAGCACGAGCTCTCTTAGAACTGCCAGGTTGTTCAAGAATTTATGTCTTTCTAGGCCATGTCTATTTGGCGGAGGCTTTATGTTTGCTGAACAAACCTAAGGAAGCTGCAGAGCACTTGTCCATTTATTTATCTGGGGAAAGTAACATCGAATTACCGTTTGGTCTAGAGGACTGTGAGCAGTGGCGAGTGAAAAAGCATATTGATTGTGAAGAAGCAAATGTTGGAGCAGCAGCTGCCAAGAACTCTTCCCCCGAGGGCTTAGAGGATTTCATGTTTCTCAAGCCTGATGAGGCACGTGGAACACTTTACGCAAACCTTGCTGCAGTGTCTGCAATACAAGGCGACCTTGAGCGAGCTCACCATTTCGTGACACAAGCATTGTCCCTGGTACCCGACAGCAGCGAAGCCACTATGACCGCAATATATGTCGATCTCATGCTTGGTAAGTCGCAAGAAGCTGTGTCCAAGTTAAAACATTGTAGTCATGTCAGGTTCCTACCCAGCAATCAACAATTCAACAAATCCTCCTAA